The following are encoded together in the Populus trichocarpa isolate Nisqually-1 chromosome 5, P.trichocarpa_v4.1, whole genome shotgun sequence genome:
- the LOC7477153 gene encoding protein-S-isoprenylcysteine O-methyltransferase A, which produces MTEIFGYTACRQLSQMILAVFFFHGSEYVLAAAIHGRSKVSLSSLLISKAYVFAMMFSLLEYVVEIALFPGLKEYWWVSNLGLVMVTIGEIIRKLAIITAGLAFTHLIKVYHEEHHNLITHGIYRFFRHPSYTGFLIWSVGTQIMLCNPISTIGFAIVVWRFFSQRIPYEEFFLRQFFGSKYEEYALRTPSGVPFVK; this is translated from the coding sequence ATGacagaaatttttggatatacGGCTTGCAGACAGTTATCCCAGATGATTCtggctgttttcttttttcatggttctgAATACGTTTTAGCGGCTGCTATTCATGGGAGATCAAAAGTTAGTCTTAGTTCACTTTTGATCAGCAAAGCTTATGTGTTTGCGATGATGTTTTCATTGCTCGAATATGTCGTTGAGATTGCTTTATTTCCTGGGTTGAAGGAATATTGGTGGGTAAGCAATTTAGGTCTCGTGATGGTTACAATTGGAGAGATTATTCGGAAACTAGCGATTATAACAGCTGGACTAGCATTCACGCATCTGATTAAGGTTTATCATGAGGAGCACCATAATTTGATTACTCATGGAATCTATAGGTTTTTTCGCCATCCATCATATACTGGTTTTTTAATCTGGTCAGTTGGCACTCAGATAATGTTATGTAATCCCATATCGACAATTGGATTTGCAATTGTTGTCTGGCGCTTCTTTTCTCAACGGATACCGTACGAAGAGTTTTTCTTGAGGCAGTTTTTTGGGTCGAAGTATGAGGAATATGCTTTGCGAACTCCTTCTGGGGTTCCTTTTGTGAAGTGA
- the LOC7486361 gene encoding superoxide dismutase [Fe] 3, chloroplastic, with protein MKSFSQNQFNPTLPSLYQVKNCSKITGQERVDCTTKMGCFSYNLFSSSPSCQVPVTGSFACQFKTTPYKQLPTLFKQKKKHFNGCQRASRVVSYYALKTPPYKLDALEPYMSKRTVEVHWKEHHGAYVEGLNKALAKSDILYGYTLDDLVKVTYNNGNPSPDFNNAAQVWNHDFFWESMQPGGGDMPELGMLEQIEKDFGSFTNFRNKFAETALTLFGSGWVWLVLKREEPRLEVVKTLNAVTPIVWGDIPIINLDMWEHAYYLDYKNDKENYVNAFMDHLVSWNMAMARMARAEAFVNLGEPKIPIA; from the exons ATGAAATCTTTTTCTCAAAACCAGTTCAATCCAACACTTCCATCACTGTACCAAGtgaaaaattgttcaaaaataaCAGGGCAAGAAAGAGTGGATTGCACAACAAAGATGGGTTGTTTTAGTTAtaatcttttctcttcttctccatcttGTCAAGTTCCAGTGACAGGCAGCTTTGCTTGCCAATTCAAGACGACTCCTTACAAGCAACTCCCTACTTTG TTTAAGCAGAAAAAGAAGCATTTTAATGGGTGCCAAAGAGCTTCAAGAGTTGTCTCTTACTATGCCTTGAAGACCCCTCCTTATAAACTT gaTGCTTTAGAACCTTATATGAGTAAGAGGACAGTAGAGGTGCATTGGAAAGAACATCACGGTGCCTATGTGGAAGGATTGAATAAAGCATTAGCGAAAAGTGATATACTTTATGGCTATACTCTGGATGACCTTGTCAAGGTGACATATAACAATGGCAACCCTTCGCCTGATTTCAACAATGCTGCCCAG GTCTggaatcatgattttttttgggaatCTATGCAACCAGGAGGAGGAGACATGCCAGAACTTGGCATGCTTGAGCAGATTGAAAAGGATTTTGGTTCCTTTACAAATTTCAGAAACAAGTTTGCAGAAACAGCTCTTACACTATTTGGCTCTGGCTGGGTTTGGCTTGTCT TGAAGAGAGAAGAACCACGTCTGGAAGTAGTTAAAACACTGAATGCAGTTACGCCAATTGTATGGGGTGACATT CCTATCATCAACTTGGATATGTGGGAG CATGCTTACTATCTTGACTACAAG AATGACAAAGAGAATTATGTCAATGCATTTATGGACCACCTTGTATCTTGGAACATGGCGATGGCACGCATGGCCCGTGCAGAGGCATTCGTGAATCTAGGTGAACCCAAAATTCCTATTGCTTAA